The genomic segment ACATTCATCACAATGTCGGTTTATAATAGGAACAAATAGAAACTTAAAGCATTTTCTTATTTCAGAATACTatacatgctttaaaaaataatgggaagagtatatatatatatatctaaaatatagaaGAAGTTTAAATCGTAGATGTCTGgactttcctttctctttgagtATTTGCTTCAAAATTTAGTATGAGTGTTTAATTTTTCCTTATTGTTTGTTAAGTCTAATGTTGGTcacaaatgtgtattttataaagggaaaagggaaatccTTTAGAAACTGTGCCTCAGatcaaaagaatgagattctTGGGTTTTTCGTGAAACCTTCTTCGCTATCTGAAATGTTTAGTTCTCAGGTAAAactaaaagtttttgtttttaatgctacCTTAGATACTGATGGCAGAAAAAATGAGCCTTGCTGATTATCGAAGCTGTTACAGATAGTGAGTCTGTGGCATCACCACTGAAGCAAAGGCCCTTATTGAGTCTGAAGAATAAGAGGCCCAGATAACCTATTCATCTATGAATATCCAAAAATCTAGCaatgtttgaaaagaaaaaaagaactttagcTTAACTTAGAGAATAACAAGGTACAAGGACCAAAAAAAACCTCTACTCACACTGTTGCCCTGACTTGGTTGGGTACCTTAGGCAGTTTTGtcattgttgctgttgtttttgtctgtttgtttttttagtgagtctggctctgtcacccaggctagagtgcagtggcgcgatcgtggctcactgcaacctccgcctcccgggttcaagcgattctcctgcctcagcctcccgagtagctaggactacaggtgcccgccactatgcctggctagtttttgtatttttagtagagacggggtttcaccatgttggccagcctgctcttaaactcctgacctcaaatgatccacctgcctcgacctcccaaagtgctggcattacaggcatgagccactgcgcccggcctagtttttcaCTTAACTTTCTGGGGTTCAgtttcaaaataaaaccaaataagtAGTACGATGGAAATTTGTTGACATAGATTTGTAGTAtttcataaatatgaaaataaattggccgggcgcggtggctcaagcctgtaatcccagcactttgggaggccgagacgggcggatcacgaggtcaggagatcgagaccatcctggctaacacggtgaaaccccgtctctactaaaaaatacaaaaaactagccgggcgaggtggcgggcgcctgtagtcccagctactcgggaggctgaggcaggagaatggtctaaacccgggaggcggagcttgcagtgagctgagatccggccactgcaccccagcctgggcgacagagcaagactctgtctcaaaaaaaaaaaaaaaaaaaaaaaatacaaaaaactagccgggcgaggtggcgggcgcctgtagtcccagctacttgggaggctgaggcaggagaatggcgtaaacccgggaggcggagcttgcagtgagctgagatccggccactgtactccagctcgggtgacagagcgagactccgtctcaaaaaaaaaaaaaaaagaaaataaattgttttcagAGTAATCAGATTATATAAGCGGAATGAATGTATGGATTTTGGGAAGCAttctatatttctaaatatttctgcATTTCAAGTGTTTATTGCTGTGTTCTAAGTCGTGGTGTATGTactacttataatttttttttggaggcggggacagagtcttgctctgttgcccaggctggagtgcagtggcgtgatctcggctcactgcaacttccgcctcccaggttcacgccattctcctgcctcagcctcccgagtagctgggactacaggcgcccactaccacgcccggctaattttttgtatttttagtagagatgggatttcaccatgttagccaggatggtctcaatctcctgacctcgtgacccgcctgcctcggcctcccaaagtgctgggattacaggcgtgagccaccacgcctggcttgttATAATTATTAACCTTCAATTTGTGCTTAAAACATTAAGtatatttttgcagtttttgttAAGATCTTTTTGGTGTCCATTTTAATTGACCTTTTTGTTTAGTACAGAAATCGATATATGTCCTATGTAGAAAATtagaagctgggcacagtggctcacacttgtaatcccagcactttgggaggccaaagcgggcggatcacctgaggccaggagtttgagaccagcgtggccaaacatagtgaaaccccatctctactaaaaatacaaacattagtcaggtatggtggcacatgccagtagtcccagctactcgggaggctgaggcaggagaattgcgtgaacccgggaggcagaggttgcagtgagcccagatcacatcgctgcagcctgggcgacagagtgagactctgtctaaaaaaagaaaaaaagaaagaaaaaagaaaattcagacaagcaaaactaaaataaatgacaTTCGCATCCCCCAGAGATCATATGtgaaggatgtgtgtgtgtgtgtgtgtgtgtgtgtgtgtgtgtgtgagagagagagagagagagagagagagagagaaaggagagatagTTGTTTTTAAGCCAGAATGAGGTCATTGTATATACTGTTTGGTAACCTGCTTTCTGCAGTCAAATCTCTCTACCCTTTTATTTCAATGAAAATTCATCTCATCTAATCCCAAATCTCATACTCGGTATTTCCCAAGAAGACCCAAAAATGTCCTTTAGCTGTTTTTCCCTAACAAATATCCAATTCAGGATCATGCCAGGCACCTCTGGTTATTGTGTTCCTTAAATCTCTTAATTTAACACAGTTCCCCCCCGCTTCCCCCAATTAAATCACATTGACTTGACTTTTCCCctcaatgattttaaaattacaaacccagaaaaatatagtaaatacTTACGTACATTTGACCTAATTCACCATTTATGGAAAGCCACATCATccgccccaccccccaccaaccTATTTGAAAGTTACTTGCAGACAATACTTTTGTGTTTCTGCTGGATTTTCATTCTTCTGTGACACTGACATTTCAGGCCAGGCTAGTTGTTTTGCAGAACGTCCTTCATTGTGGATTTGTCTAGTTGTGTCGTTAGATGTGATTAGATGCCGTTCAACCTTTTGGTCAGGGATGCCACGTAGAGGAATTCTTGGCCTTCTCAGTGCCTCACACCAGGAAGCACAATGACATCTGTCCCGTTATTGAGGATGTTAAAtgtgatcacttggttaaggtggtgcCTGCAGATTTCTCCATTGTCAAGGTCATTTTTTTGAAATTAAGTAATCTGTATGTTGGTACTCTGAATGTATGTTTCCTGACCTGATGGTTTTAGCAGTTCATGATTCTTGACTGAATAAGTTATTAAAATGGTGTctgtaaattataattttctaaatctaaaattttaacaataatgaCTTGGAGGATCAAAGTGgaagttatatctatatttattgacattttttttcGTTAAAGAAGTGCTCCCTTTTCCTCATTTACCTTTTTTAGTATCACTCTCGATTcatggattctttttttattcaaTGTGTTGTAACCCATCAGTGtcattattctctttttcttgttcATGTCAGACAAGTAATGTGCCATCGTGGTAACAATGCACACATTGCAGTGAACACCCAATCGTCACTCTCATAAACTGCAAAGGATCCATTATTCTTTTCTATGCTTCAAAGTTTGGACATTGGGAGCCCCGTCAAGCCAGTTCTTGTGTCCTTTCGACACCTCCATCAGCTTTTGAGCACAACAAAATATTCTTCATACGTCCTCTGACCCAGCCTGGAGTTTCTCCAAAGAGCTCTTCTCCCTTTTGGGGACCTGTTGAGGTCGAACTTAGTTACCACATAGAATGTCCCCTTCTTTAGATTGGTGTAGATACTTGTTTGTTCTTTAGCTTGTTCCTGAAACCCTATATTTCCTATTAAGTGGGCAGTTATATCTAAAACTTGATGGAGTCTTCTTTAAAATATGGGTGTGATGTGGGATTCCATCTTACATTTCTACAGAAGATACAGTATCTGGTTGACTCACTCTTAGGGGTACCGTGGCTACTTATGTGGAACTAATTTTTTGATAGTTAAGTTTGTCAACTTTCCCTTTAACAGGCAACAGAAAGAGCTGATAATTCTCTTTGAACCTGAATTTTTAAAGGTCACTGGAAAGAAGTAGACATTAATCTATTAAGATTTACAAATCTCCGTAAGATCTCACTTTATCCTTGAATTACCTGGCATTAAAGAAAGTATTAATTGgtcatgtattaaaaatatttaattttcgctgggcgctgtggctcacgcctgtaatcccagcactttgggaggccgaggtggccggatcacttgaagtcaggagctcgagaccagcctggccaacatggtgaaaccccgcctcacctaaaaatacaaaaatcagccatgcATGGTGAAAgacgccagctactcgggaggctgaggcaggagaatcacttgaatcacttgaacctggggcggaggttgcagtgagccgagatcgcaccactgcactccagcctgggagacagagcgagactccatctcaaaaaaaaattaaaaaaaaaaaaattaattttcttgggctgggcactgtagctcacacctgtaatcccaacgctttgagaagctgaggcaggaggatcactcgagcccagcagttggagaccagcctgaacaacatagtgagatctcctctgtacagaaaataaaaaacttaactggacatggtggcatgtgcctgtagtcccagctactcggggacgctgaggtgggaggattccttgagcctagggggttgaggctgcagtgagctgagaccacaccactgcactccagctggggcaagagagtgaggccctgtctgaGAAAAACAATTTTCTCGAATTGTAATcaccttttctcttctccccacccccccTTTTTGTTAATAGTTGGACAGAGAGACTCTGAAGATGTGAGCGAAAGAGACTCCGATAAGGAGATGGCTGCTAAGTCAGCGGTTGTTCAAGACGTCACAGAAGATGGGCAGGAGGAGACACCTGAAATAATCGAACAGATTCCTTCTTCAGAAAGCAATTTAGACGAGCTAACACAACCCACTGAGTCCCAGGCTAATGATATTGGATTTAAGAAGGTGTTTAAGTTTGTTGGCTTTAAATTCACTGTGAAAAAGGATAAAACAGAGAAGCCTGACACTGTCCAGCTACTCACTGTGAAAAAAGATGAAGGGGAAGGAGCAGCAGGGGCTGGCGACCACCAGGACCCCAACCTTGGGGCTGGAGAAGCAGCATCCAAAGAAAGCGAACTCAAACAATCTACAGAGAAACCCGAAGAGACCCTGAAGCGCGAGCAAAGCCACGCGGAAATTTCTCCTCCAGCCGAATCTAGCCAAGCAATGGTGGAGGAAtgcaaagaggaaggagaagagaaacaagaaaaagaaccCAGCAAGTCTGCAGAATCTCCAACGAGTCCCGTGACCAGTGACACGGGATCGACCTTCAAAAAATTCTTCACTCAAGGTTGGGCTGGCTGGCGAAAAAAGACCAGTTTCAGGAAGCCAAAGGAGGATGAAGTGGAAgcttcagagaagaaaaaggaacaagagCCAGAAAAAGTTGACACAGAAGAAAACGGAAAGGCAGAGGCCGACTCCGAGAAACTGACCGCCTCCGAGCAAGCCCACCCACAGGAGCCGGCGGAAAGTGCCCACGAGCCCCGGTTATCAGCTGAGTATGAGAAAGTCGAGCTGCCCTCGGAGGAGCAAGTCAGTGGCTCGCAGGGTCCTTCTGAAGAGAAACCCGCTCCATTGGCGACAGAAGTGTTTGATGAGAAAATCGAAGTCCACCAAGAAGAGGTTGTAGCCGAAGTCCACGTCAGCACCGTGGAGGAGAGAACTGAGCAGAAAATGGAGGTGGAAGAAACAGCAGGGTCTGTGCCAGCTGAAGAATTGGTTGAAATGAATGCAGAACCTCAGGAAGCCGAACCTGCCAAGGAGCTGGTGAAGCTCAAAGAAACGTGTGTTTCCGGAGAGGACCCTACACAGGGAGCTGACCTCAGTCCTGATGAGAAGGTGCTGTCAAAACCCGCCGAAGGCGTTGTGAGTGAGGTGGAAATGCTGTCATCACAGGAGAGAACGAAGGTGCAGGGAAGTCCACTAAAGAAGCTTTTTACCAGCACTGGCTTAAAAAAGCTttctggaaagaaacagaaagggaaaagaggaggaggagatgaggaATCAGGGGAGCACACTCAGGTTCCAGCCGATTCTCCGGACAGCCACGAGGAGCAAAAAGGCGAGAGCTCTGCCTCCTCCCCGGAGGAGCCCGAGGAGATCACGTGTCTGGAGAAGGGCTTAGCCGAGGTGCAGCAGGATGGGGAAGCTGAAGAAGGAGCTACTTCcgatggagagaaaaaaagagaaggtgtCACTCCCTGGGCGTCGTTCAAAAAGATGGTGACGCCCAAGAAGCGTGTTAGACGGCCTTCGGAAAGTGATAAAGAAGATGAGCTGGACAAGGTCAAGAGCGCTACCTTGTCTTCCACCGAGAGCGCAGCCTCTGAAAtgcaagaagaaatgaaagggaGCGTGGAAGAGCCAAAGCCAGAAGAACCGAAGCGCAAGGTGGATACCTCAGTATCTTGGGAAGCTTTAATTTGTGTGGGATCATCCAAGAAAAGAGCAAGGAAAGGGTCCTCTTCTGATGAGGAAGGGGGACCAAAAACAATGGGAGGAGACAACCAGAAAGCCGATGAGGCCGGAAAAGACAAAGAGACGGGAACAGACGGGATCCTTGCTGGTTCCCAAGAACATGATCCAGGGCAGGGAAGTTCCTCCCCTGAGCAAGCTGGAAGCCCTACCGAAGGGGAAGGCGTTTCCACCTGGGAGTCATTTAAAAGGTTAGTCAcaccaagaaaaaaatcaaagtccaAGCTGGAAGAGAAGAGCGAAGACTCCATAGCTGGGTCTGGTGTAGAACATTCCACTCCAGATGCTGAACCCGGGAAAGAAGAATCTTGGGTCTCAATCAAGAAGTTTATTCCTGGACGAAGGAAGAAAAGGCCAGATGGGAAACAAGAACAAGCCCCTGTTGAAGACGCAGGGCCAGCAGGGGCCAACGAAGATGACTCTGATGTCCCGGCTGTGGTCCCTCTTTCTGAGTATGACGCtgtagaaagggagaaaatggagGCACAGCAAGCCCAAAAGAGCGCAGAGCAGCCCGAGCAGAAGGCAGCCGCTGAGGTGTCCAAGGAGCTCAGCGAGAGTCAGGGTCATACAATGGCGGCGGCTGTCGTTGACGGGATCAGGGCAGCTACCATTATTGAAGAAAGGTCTCCTTCTTGGATATCTGCTTCAGTGACGGAACCTCTTGAACAAGGAGAAGCTGAAGCCACACCGTTAACTGGGGAGGTATTGGAAAGAGAAGTAATTGCAGAAGAAGAAACCCCCATGGTTAGCGAACCTCTGCCAGAGAACAGAGCGACCCGGGGCGACTCGGTCGTTAGCGAGGCGGAATTGACCCCCGAAGCTGTGACAGCTGCAGAAACCGCAGGGCCATTGGGTGCCGAAGAAGGAACCGAAGCATCTGCTGCTGAAGAGACCACAGAAATGGTGTCAGCAGTCTCCCAGTTAACCGACTCCCCAGACACCACGGAGGAGGCCACTCCAGTGCAGGAGGTGGAAGGTGGCGTACCTGACATAGAAGAG from the Macaca mulatta isolate MMU2019108-1 chromosome 4, T2T-MMU8v2.0, whole genome shotgun sequence genome contains:
- the AKAP12 gene encoding A-kinase anchor protein 12 isoform 2 (isoform 2 is encoded by transcript variant 2; The RefSeq protein has 2 substitutions compared to this genomic sequence), with the protein product MLGTITITVGQRDSEDVSERDSDKEMAAKSAVVQDVTEDGQEETPEIIEQIPSSESNLDELTQPTESQANDIGFKKVFKFVGFKFTVKKDKTEKPDTVQLLTVKKDEGEGAAGAGDHQDPNLGAGEAASKESELKQSTEKPEETLKREQSHAEISPPAESSQAMVEECKEEGEEKQEKEPSKSAESPTSPVTSDTGSTFKKFFTQGWAGWRKKTSFRKPKEDEVEASEKKKEQEPEKVDTEENGKAEADSEKLTASEQAHPQEPAESAHEPRLSAEYEKVELPSEEQVSGSQGPSEEKPAPLATEVFDEKIEVHQEEVVAEVHVSTVEERTEQKMEVEETAGSVPAEELVEMNAEPQEAEPAKELVKLKETCVSGEDPTQGADLSPDEKVLSKPAEGVVSEVEMLSSQERTKVQGSPLKKLFTSTGLKKLSGKKQKGKRGGGDEESGEHTQVPADSPDSHEEQKGESSASSPEEPEEITCLEKGLAEVQQDGEAEEGATSDGEKKREGVTPWASFKKMVTPKKRVRRPSESDKEDELDKVKSATLSSTESAASEMQEEMKGSVEEPKPEEPKRKVDTSVSWEALICVGSSKKRARKGSSSDEEGGPKTMGGDNQKADEAGKDKETGTDGILAGSQEHDPGQGSSSPEQAGSPTEGEGVSTWESFKRLVTPRKKSKSKLEEKSEDSIAGSGVEHSTPDAEPGKEESWVSIKKFIPGRRKKRPDGKQEQAPVEDAGPAGANEDDSDVPAVVPLSEYDAVEREKMEAQQAQKSAEQPEQKAAAEVSKELSESQGHTMAAAVVDGIRAATIIEERSPSWISASVTEPLEQGEAEATPLTGEVLEREVIAEEETPMVSEPLPENRATRGDSVVSEAELTPEAVTAAETAGPLGAEEGTEASAAEETTEMVSAVSQLTDSPDTTEEATPVQEVEGGVPDIEEQERRTQEVLLAVAEKVKEESLLPGTSGPEDALQPVQRAEAERPEEDAEAPGPKKETDVVLKVDAQEAKTEPFTQGKVMGQTTPESFEKAPQVTETMESSELVTTCQAETLAGVKSQEMVMEQAIPPDSAETPTDSETDGSTPVADFDTPGTTQKDKTVEIHEENEVASGTQSGGTEAEAVPAQKERPPAPSSFVFQEETKEQSKMEDTLEHTDKGVSVETVPILSKTEETQEAGQFADEKTEDVPFVEVLEGSVDTAITVSQEKVTEVALKDEGTEEAECKKDDALELQSHAQSAPSPVEREMVIQVERERMEAESTHVNEEKLEHETAVTVSEEVSKQLLQTVNVPIIDGAKEVSSLEGSPPPCRGQEEAACTKIQVQSSEASFTLTAAAEEEKVLGETVNILETGETLAPTGAHLVLEEKCSEKNEDFAAHPGEDAVPAGPECRAKSTPVIVSATTEKGLSSDLEGEKTTSLEWKSDEVSEQVACQEVKVSVAIEEDLEPENGILELETKSSKLVQNIIQTAVDQFVRTEETATEMLTSELQTQAHMIKADNQDAGQETEKEGEEPQASAQDETQIASAKEESESTAVGQAHSDISKDMSEASEKTMTVEIEGSTVNDQQLEEVVLPSEEEGDGAGTKSVPEDDGHALLAERIEKSLVEPKEDEKGGDVDDPENQNSALVDTDASGGLTKESPDTNGPKQKEKEDAQEAEFQEGKVHSESDKAITTQAQEEVQKQERESAKSELTES
- the AKAP12 gene encoding A-kinase anchor protein 12 isoform 1 (isoform 1 is encoded by transcript variant 1; The RefSeq protein has 2 substitutions compared to this genomic sequence) produces the protein MGAGSSTEQRSPEQPPEGSSTPAEPEPSGGGPSAEAAPDTTGDPAIAAADPATKLLQKNGQLSTINGVAEQDELSLQEGDLNGQEGARKGQGALNGQEEEEVIVTDVGQRDSEDVSERDSDKEMAAKSAVVQDVTEDGQEETPEIIEQIPSSESNLDELTQPTESQANDIGFKKVFKFVGFKFTVKKDKTEKPDTVQLLTVKKDEGEGAAGAGDHQDPNLGAGEAASKESELKQSTEKPEETLKREQSHAEISPPAESSQAMVEECKEEGEEKQEKEPSKSAESPTSPVTSDTGSTFKKFFTQGWAGWRKKTSFRKPKEDEVEASEKKKEQEPEKVDTEENGKAEADSEKLTASEQAHPQEPAESAHEPRLSAEYEKVELPSEEQVSGSQGPSEEKPAPLATEVFDEKIEVHQEEVVAEVHVSTVEERTEQKMEVEETAGSVPAEELVEMNAEPQEAEPAKELVKLKETCVSGEDPTQGADLSPDEKVLSKPAEGVVSEVEMLSSQERTKVQGSPLKKLFTSTGLKKLSGKKQKGKRGGGDEESGEHTQVPADSPDSHEEQKGESSASSPEEPEEITCLEKGLAEVQQDGEAEEGATSDGEKKREGVTPWASFKKMVTPKKRVRRPSESDKEDELDKVKSATLSSTESAASEMQEEMKGSVEEPKPEEPKRKVDTSVSWEALICVGSSKKRARKGSSSDEEGGPKTMGGDNQKADEAGKDKETGTDGILAGSQEHDPGQGSSSPEQAGSPTEGEGVSTWESFKRLVTPRKKSKSKLEEKSEDSIAGSGVEHSTPDAEPGKEESWVSIKKFIPGRRKKRPDGKQEQAPVEDAGPAGANEDDSDVPAVVPLSEYDAVEREKMEAQQAQKSAEQPEQKAAAEVSKELSESQGHTMAAAVVDGIRAATIIEERSPSWISASVTEPLEQGEAEATPLTGEVLEREVIAEEETPMVSEPLPENRATRGDSVVSEAELTPEAVTAAETAGPLGAEEGTEASAAEETTEMVSAVSQLTDSPDTTEEATPVQEVEGGVPDIEEQERRTQEVLLAVAEKVKEESLLPGTSGPEDALQPVQRAEAERPEEDAEAPGPKKETDVVLKVDAQEAKTEPFTQGKVMGQTTPESFEKAPQVTETMESSELVTTCQAETLAGVKSQEMVMEQAIPPDSAETPTDSETDGSTPVADFDTPGTTQKDKTVEIHEENEVASGTQSGGTEAEAVPAQKERPPAPSSFVFQEETKEQSKMEDTLEHTDKGVSVETVPILSKTEETQEAGQFADEKTEDVPFVEVLEGSVDTAITVSQEKVTEVALKDEGTEEAECKKDDALELQSHAQSAPSPVEREMVIQVERERMEAESTHVNEEKLEHETAVTVSEEVSKQLLQTVNVPIIDGAKEVSSLEGSPPPCRGQEEAACTKIQVQSSEASFTLTAAAEEEKVLGETVNILETGETLAPTGAHLVLEEKCSEKNEDFAAHPGEDAVPAGPECRAKSTPVIVSATTEKGLSSDLEGEKTTSLEWKSDEVSEQVACQEVKVSVAIEEDLEPENGILELETKSSKLVQNIIQTAVDQFVRTEETATEMLTSELQTQAHMIKADNQDAGQETEKEGEEPQASAQDETQIASAKEESESTAVGQAHSDISKDMSEASEKTMTVEIEGSTVNDQQLEEVVLPSEEEGDGAGTKSVPEDDGHALLAERIEKSLVEPKEDEKGGDVDDPENQNSALVDTDASGGLTKESPDTNGPKQKEKEDAQEAEFQEGKVHSESDKAITTQAQEEVQKQERESAKSELTES